A DNA window from Helianthus annuus cultivar XRQ/B chromosome 15, HanXRQr2.0-SUNRISE, whole genome shotgun sequence contains the following coding sequences:
- the LOC110913202 gene encoding receptor-like protein 9DC3, with the protein MSFNFLTGQIPSGLGNLTKLSKLYLFLNNLTGSIPPTLGNSSSLRSLYLYMNKLSGRIPDELGNMKNLVMLHFGHNQLTGSLPVSLGNLTKLKMLDVHENLLSGIVPPQLGKLESWIELSFSHNKFSGQIPVSIGNLSRLELFYLNDNQFNGSIPKDVKNLNSVVEMLLHLNQLSGPIPDSLGNLKQLEEFTVNDNNLSGYFPETIGKCKNLSYLILSDNLLVGPVPKSICKLRSLTILCLGNNQLSGRIPQCLSNLSHELQVLDLRMNRFHGNIPATFLKQNNNLKSLNLNGNRLQGSIPRTLVSCRNLEVLNLGNNMLTGGFPHWIDILPEMQVLVLRGNKLNGTLLASNTTTPFQKLRILDLSSNEFSGLLPSNYFKNFKAMMAVEKAASGDLYMGENYMYDYTVVLVVKGLSLELQRILVIYTSIDLSDNNFEGEIPDPIGQLRSLLFLNLSHNSLSGSIPTHLSNLVQLQHLDLSSNKLVGDIPQQLTSLTFLVDVNFSQNQLKGAIPKGGQFNTFGISSFQGNNGLCGFPLTKKCGDDDVSPSPTLDVEDEDEDDTFF; encoded by the coding sequence ATGTCGTTCAACTTCCTAACGGGACAAATCCCATCTGGTCTAGGAAATCTGACTAAATTGTCTAAATTGTACCTCTTTTTAAACAATCTTACAGGTTCAATCCCACCAACGTTAGGAAATTCCAGCTCTTTAAGAAGTTTATATTTATATATGAACAAACTTTCGGGCCGAATTCCTGATGAATTAGGAAACATGAAGAATCTGGTTATGTTACATTTCGGCCACAATCAGCTCACGGGTTCCCTCCCGGTTTCACTTGGAAACCTGACCAAGTTAAAAATGCTGGATGTTCATGAAAACTTACTTTCTGGCATTGTCCCACCACAACTCGGAAAATTGGAGTCTTGGATTGAATTATCCTTCAGTCACAACAAGTTTAGTGGTCAAATCCCGGTTTCTATTGGAAATCTAAGTAGATTAGAGCTGTTTTATCTTAATGACAACCAATTTAACGGTTCTATTCCTAAGGATGTGAAAAATTTAAACTCTGTTGTTGAAATGCTCTTGCACCTCAATCAGCTAAGTGGTCCTATCCCAGATTCACTTGGTAACCTAAAACAGCTGGAGGAATTTACGGTTAATGACAATAATCTATCGGGTTATTTTCCTGAAACAATAGGCAAATGTAAAAATCTAAGTTATCTGATTTTAAGTGATAACTTGCTAGTGGGCCCCGTCCCTAAATCCATTTGCAAGTTGAGATCCTTAACGATTCTTTGTCTTGGGAATAACCAGCTTAGTGGCAGGATTCCGCAATGCCTGAGTAACCTTAGCCACGAGCTCCAAGTTTTGGATCTACGAATGAACCGCTTTCATGGAAACATTCCTGCAACATTTTTGAAGCAGAATAACAATTTAAAGTCTCTCAACTTGAACGGAAATCGACTTCAAGGGTCGATTCCTAGGACTTTGGTGAGTTGTAGGAATCTTGAAGTTCTGAACTTGGGAAACAATATGCTAACTGGTGGATTTCCACACTGGATCGATATCCTTCCAGAGATGCAAGTTCTTGTCTTGAGGGGTAATAAACTCAATGGGACACTACTCGCATCCAACACCACAACCCCGTTTCAAAAGCTACGAATTCTTGATCTATCTAGCAACGAGTTTTCTGGTCTACTACCATCAAATTACTTCAAGAACTTTAAAGCAATGATGGCCGTAGAGAAAGCTGCATCAGGAGATCTATACATGGGCGAAAATTACATGTATGATTACACAGTGGTGCTAGTGGTGAAAGGATTGAGTTTGGAACTACAGAGAATATTGGTCATCTACACAAGTATAGATCTTTCGGATAACAATTTTGAAGGGGAAATACCTGACCCAATTGGACAACTCAGATCACTTCTGTTTCTCAATCTATCGCATAACAGTCTCTCCGGTAGTATACCGACACACTTGAGCAACCTCGTACAGCTTCAACATTTAGATCTTTCTTCTAACAAGCTGGTAGGGGACATTCCTCAACAGCTTACAAGTCTGACATTTCTTGTAGATGTAAACTTTTCACAAAATCAGCTAAAAGGAGCCATTCCTAAAGGTGGGCAGTTCAATACgtttggaattagctcatttcaaGGGAACAATGGATTATGTGGATTCCCATTGACAAAGAAGTGTGGAGATGATGACGTGTCACCCTCTCCGACACTTGacgttgaagatgaagatgaagatgatactttcttttaa